A stretch of Candidatus Saganbacteria bacterium DNA encodes these proteins:
- a CDS encoding PhzF family phenazine biosynthesis protein — MSVELPKIVTKKVKFFKIPSDKNLAEILEIRYESFHVGFFVLGGIMISSSALSPRVYRMRAFVKDGQGGNLAGVVCVKPNFPEARMQSIAREIGYSKTAFVMPSDKADFRLRFFTPTTEEPSCGHATIAAFEFLRLQGAIGPGNYTAETMNGVSEVEVKGGGNVFMRQFNPKFYSHVGWDKLFPCFRGLERWEAEQKLRPQLVSTGLIDVLMRVNSLETLLQMLPDPARIVELCTWLAENDPLIMAKRAIDPNVHVTGIHAFSIDTFTGATAHCRNFAPGDGIDEEPATGTSNGALSAYLFHHGAIGSVQARSLRFEQGYCMKSPSEILARLETKHNSIDRVWVGGQAIVLK; from the coding sequence ATGTCCGTAGAACTTCCTAAAATAGTGACCAAGAAAGTGAAATTTTTCAAAATACCTTCCGATAAGAATCTGGCAGAGATTTTAGAAATCCGATATGAAAGTTTTCATGTCGGATTTTTTGTTTTAGGAGGCATAATGATATCATCATCAGCGCTATCGCCGCGAGTATATCGCATGCGAGCTTTTGTTAAAGATGGCCAAGGCGGCAATTTAGCGGGGGTTGTCTGCGTAAAACCGAACTTCCCGGAAGCCAGGATGCAAAGCATTGCCCGTGAGATCGGGTATTCTAAAACTGCTTTTGTTATGCCTTCCGATAAGGCGGATTTCCGTTTGCGATTTTTTACTCCTACGACAGAAGAGCCGTCTTGCGGCCACGCGACAATTGCCGCATTCGAATTTCTTCGCCTTCAAGGAGCAATTGGTCCCGGGAATTATACTGCAGAAACAATGAACGGCGTTTCAGAAGTTGAAGTTAAAGGCGGCGGGAATGTTTTTATGCGCCAGTTCAACCCAAAATTTTATTCTCACGTCGGCTGGGATAAGTTGTTCCCATGCTTTAGAGGCTTAGAGAGATGGGAAGCCGAACAAAAGCTGCGGCCACAGCTTGTATCAACGGGATTGATCGACGTGCTTATGCGTGTTAATTCTTTGGAAACTCTGCTGCAAATGTTGCCGGATCCGGCGCGCATTGTTGAACTATGCACATGGCTTGCCGAAAATGACCCTCTTATCATGGCCAAAAGGGCTATTGATCCAAATGTCCATGTAACAGGGATACATGCGTTTTCTATTGATACATTCACGGGCGCAACCGCGCATTGCCGTAATTTTGCTCCGGGAGACGGGATAGACGAAGAACCGGCAACAGGGACTTCAAATGGCGCTTTAAGCGCGTATTTGTTTCATCATGGAGCAATAGGCTCTGTTCAAGCTCGATCATTGAGGTTTGAGCAAGGATATTGTATGAAAAGCCCTTCGGAAATTTTGGCGCGGTTGGAAACCAAACATAATTCGATCGATCGGGTTTGGGTTGGCGGCCAAGCGATAGTTTTAAAATAA
- the lysS gene encoding lysine--tRNA ligase, with protein MAIRTEFPKTWSSQMVGRHAKLEGLQQKRINPYSSTRFDRTHTNLDIHRICGNLSADADFPSGVKLSGRIMTIRDMGKIIFAHIEDESGKIQVALFKNEIGDEKYKTFVDCLERGDIVGFSGNMFKTRAGEITLRVADFEVLCKSLRPLPEKFHGLKDEDVRQRQRYLDLASNSDVRGTFRKRSQVVWGMRQFLHGMGFMEVETPILQEIHGGAAARPFKTHSNALDMDLFLRIATELHLKRLIVGGFEGVFEIGRIFRNEGIDKRHNPEFTSMELYWAYHNLADMMAITENCAAHIIRAIHGKHQINYQGTELDFTPPWKRMTMEESLEQVGGVNVFGASVDRLREIAIERGVHFEDSMGRGWLVTTLFEELVEKRIVQPTFIYRYPVETTPLAKRSPDDPAFCERFEAYAMGMELANAYSELNDPVDQRARFEEQAKALEGGNEEAQPFDEDFLQAIEVGMPPTGGLGIGIDRLAMLATDSPSIREVILFPTMKSIK; from the coding sequence ATGGCAATAAGAACGGAATTCCCAAAGACATGGAGCTCTCAAATGGTTGGAAGACATGCAAAACTAGAGGGCCTTCAGCAAAAGAGGATCAACCCTTACAGCTCGACTAGATTTGATCGCACGCATACAAATTTAGATATCCATCGAATATGCGGAAATTTGTCTGCCGATGCAGACTTCCCTTCCGGCGTCAAATTAAGCGGAAGGATCATGACCATCAGGGATATGGGAAAAATAATTTTTGCGCATATTGAAGATGAATCGGGAAAGATCCAGGTCGCGCTTTTTAAAAATGAGATCGGGGATGAAAAATATAAAACTTTTGTTGATTGTTTGGAAAGAGGGGATATTGTTGGATTTTCCGGGAATATGTTCAAAACAAGAGCCGGTGAAATAACACTTAGAGTCGCCGACTTCGAGGTCTTATGTAAATCGTTAAGGCCGCTTCCGGAAAAATTTCACGGCTTAAAAGATGAAGATGTAAGGCAAAGGCAAAGATATTTGGATCTGGCTTCAAATTCTGATGTCAGGGGTACTTTCAGAAAACGAAGCCAAGTTGTTTGGGGAATGCGGCAGTTTTTGCATGGGATGGGTTTTATGGAAGTTGAAACCCCGATTCTCCAAGAGATCCACGGCGGGGCGGCGGCGCGTCCTTTCAAAACCCATAGCAATGCACTCGATATGGATTTGTTTTTGCGGATCGCGACCGAACTTCATTTAAAGCGCCTGATCGTCGGCGGGTTTGAAGGGGTTTTTGAGATCGGCCGGATCTTTAGGAATGAAGGGATAGACAAAAGGCATAATCCAGAATTTACAAGCATGGAATTATATTGGGCTTATCACAATTTGGCCGATATGATGGCTATTACCGAAAATTGCGCGGCGCATATTATTAGGGCAATTCATGGCAAGCATCAAATAAATTACCAGGGAACGGAATTGGATTTCACTCCACCATGGAAAAGAATGACGATGGAAGAATCGCTTGAACAAGTCGGCGGGGTAAATGTATTCGGGGCAAGCGTTGATAGGCTTAGGGAAATAGCGATAGAAAGAGGCGTCCATTTTGAGGATTCAATGGGGAGAGGATGGCTTGTAACAACCTTATTTGAAGAACTTGTCGAGAAAAGGATAGTACAGCCTACATTTATATACAGGTATCCTGTCGAGACGACGCCTCTTGCAAAAAGATCACCGGATGATCCTGCTTTCTGCGAACGCTTTGAAGCATATGCCATGGGTATGGAACTTGCGAACGCTTATTCGGAATTAAATGACCCTGTCGACCAAAGGGCGCGCTTTGAAGAACAAGCGAAAGCTTTAGAAGGCGGCAATGAAGAGGCCCAGCCGTTCGATGAAGATTTTCTTCAAGCGATAGAAGTCGGCATGCCGCCGACGGGAGGATTAGGCATCGGAATAGATAGGCTTGCAATGCTCGCAACCGATTCGCCGTCGATCAGGGAAGTTATACTCTTCCCGACGATGAAAAGCATTAAATGA
- a CDS encoding KamA family radical SAM protein produces MLRPNAVRPAGSFDKAIKLGGAVYRGIQGVGVFAQNTGRIALKDTKFERGFTDRTEAIYLKWRTAVETANSFDGIAPYKNLKGFKDVTLTQWLDWKWQVKNSFKNPVDLLKALGVEFEQSQWDDISKAFKDSQARFGINTFEMRVTPSYASMIKARDIDSAALAELKDPKNWKNPTLWARFIDPIFNQAFMHPAELVRDEFENADPLHEDAMKVAKSTTRRYPNRVLLEITETCGMYCRHCTRRRKVSTESLSWDDIKQGIDYVRSNPEVRDVLLSGGDAFLVNDKLLDRILTELESIPHVQIIRFGTRTPVVLPQRITPALVSMLKTHQAKKALWLNTHFNHPRELENPESRRALALLADAGIPMGNQSVLLEGVNNSPKIMMDLVHGLLQNRVRPYYIYINDLSEGIAHFRTSVSDGLKIMLALRGFTTGFAVPTFLIDAPGGGGKIPLAPQYVAGFSPDGKYILLKNYETFDDSNLEGAAVFKYPVKGPEDIAAVKALLRMPS; encoded by the coding sequence ATGTTGAGACCAAATGCGGTACGACCGGCAGGAAGCTTTGATAAAGCGATAAAATTAGGCGGAGCTGTTTATAGAGGCATTCAAGGTGTTGGGGTGTTCGCACAAAATACAGGAAGGATCGCGCTTAAAGATACAAAGTTCGAAAGAGGGTTTACCGATAGAACGGAAGCGATCTATTTAAAATGGCGGACGGCTGTTGAAACGGCAAATTCTTTTGACGGTATAGCCCCTTATAAAAACCTTAAGGGTTTCAAGGATGTTACTCTGACGCAATGGCTGGATTGGAAATGGCAAGTAAAAAATTCTTTCAAAAACCCCGTTGATCTTCTTAAAGCTCTTGGTGTTGAATTTGAGCAATCGCAGTGGGATGATATTTCTAAAGCTTTCAAGGATTCACAGGCACGGTTTGGCATTAATACTTTTGAAATGCGCGTAACTCCCTCCTACGCTTCAATGATCAAAGCCAGGGATATCGATTCTGCGGCCCTCGCCGAGTTAAAAGATCCAAAGAATTGGAAAAATCCAACGCTTTGGGCAAGATTTATAGATCCGATATTTAACCAGGCATTTATGCATCCCGCAGAATTGGTCAGGGATGAATTTGAAAATGCCGATCCCCTGCATGAGGACGCTATGAAAGTTGCTAAAAGCACAACCCGTCGCTATCCAAACAGGGTACTGCTTGAAATTACAGAAACATGCGGGATGTATTGCAGGCATTGCACAAGAAGGCGAAAAGTTTCAACCGAAAGCTTGAGCTGGGATGACATCAAGCAAGGGATCGATTACGTTCGCAGTAATCCAGAAGTCAGGGACGTCCTGCTTTCAGGGGGAGATGCCTTTTTGGTTAACGATAAATTATTGGATAGGATACTGACCGAACTGGAATCAATCCCTCATGTTCAGATAATAAGATTTGGAACCCGTACTCCTGTTGTTCTTCCTCAAAGAATAACACCTGCTCTGGTTTCGATGTTAAAGACCCATCAAGCCAAAAAAGCACTATGGTTGAACACTCATTTCAACCATCCGAGAGAACTTGAAAATCCAGAATCAAGGAGAGCCTTGGCGCTTCTTGCCGATGCTGGAATTCCTATGGGCAACCAATCGGTATTGCTTGAAGGTGTAAATAATAGTCCAAAAATTATGATGGACCTGGTACATGGTTTACTTCAAAATCGTGTGAGACCGTATTATATTTATATTAACGACCTTTCTGAAGGAATCGCACATTTTAGGACAAGTGTATCGGATGGATTAAAAATAATGCTTGCTTTGCGAGGATTCACGACCGGATTTGCAGTGCCAACATTTTTGATCGATGCCCCGGGTGGTGGAGGTAAAATTCCTCTTGCTCCTCAATATGTTGCAGGATTTTCTCCGGATGGCAAATATATTTTACTTAAGAATTATGAGACATTTGATGATTCTAATCTCGAGGGAGCGGCAGTTTTTAAATATCCGGTCAAAGGACCTGAAGATATTGCCGCGGTAAAAGCATTATTGAGAATGCCATCATGA
- a CDS encoding zinc-binding dehydrogenase produces MDYFSTGRVVAPKGAMLFSARKLDPKLPIRPSEALISGRLTLNIDSASFHQISDVCHGDPAMIGDHIAKISARKGKMHNPKTNSGGVVMGTITEMGKYFPVSKFGFGVGDRICTLVSLTVTPLQIDKIVDVRPETEQIDIDGHAILPASGLAAKMPSDFPEPLALAAFDIAGAPSYVEKYVKPGQRVFVIGGGGKSGAFTLCQARKNLGKTGSLIGLDISDQAVDRMKTLGFADYVVKGSALEPLATLETISSITGGKMADLVINVSSRPGTEMASILSVRDGGQIIFFGMATSFQGAALGAEGVGKYAELIMGTGYLPGHADLTLELMRHFPNMLDMLGNIFVERNPNYLPASSAQYVEAQGGPFSVWQKVL; encoded by the coding sequence ATGGATTACTTTAGCACAGGAAGGGTCGTTGCCCCAAAAGGAGCTATGCTTTTTAGTGCGAGAAAACTTGATCCAAAGCTTCCTATTAGGCCTTCGGAGGCATTGATCTCCGGTAGATTGACCTTAAATATTGATTCTGCAAGCTTTCATCAAATTTCTGATGTGTGCCATGGCGATCCAGCAATGATAGGCGATCATATTGCGAAAATATCCGCTAGAAAAGGTAAAATGCACAATCCGAAAACAAATTCGGGCGGCGTTGTGATGGGTACCATTACAGAAATGGGAAAATATTTTCCTGTGTCTAAGTTTGGATTTGGTGTGGGAGATAGGATCTGTACTCTCGTTTCGCTAACGGTTACTCCTCTGCAGATCGATAAGATAGTTGATGTCCGCCCCGAAACGGAACAGATAGATATCGATGGCCATGCAATTTTGCCGGCTAGCGGTCTAGCAGCTAAAATGCCGTCCGATTTTCCAGAACCTCTTGCTTTGGCCGCTTTTGATATTGCTGGAGCACCTTCATATGTTGAAAAATATGTTAAACCCGGGCAAAGAGTCTTTGTGATCGGCGGTGGTGGAAAATCCGGAGCATTTACTCTGTGCCAAGCCAGAAAAAATTTAGGCAAGACCGGATCATTGATAGGTCTTGATATATCGGATCAGGCAGTCGATAGGATGAAAACTTTAGGCTTTGCCGACTATGTTGTTAAGGGAAGCGCTTTGGAGCCACTTGCAACTCTTGAAACAATATCCAGCATAACCGGCGGGAAAATGGCTGATCTTGTTATAAATGTATCAAGCAGGCCAGGCACGGAAATGGCTTCAATATTGTCCGTTAGGGACGGCGGCCAAATAATATTTTTCGGGATGGCAACATCTTTTCAAGGCGCGGCTCTTGGAGCCGAAGGGGTCGGCAAATATGCCGAATTGATCATGGGGACAGGCTATCTTCCTGGACATGCAGATCTAACGCTTGAACTTATGCGGCATTTTCCTAATATGCTCGATATGCTGGGGAATATTTTTGTAGAGAGAAATCCAAATTATTTGCCGGCGTCATCTGCGCAATATGTTGAAGCTCAAGGGGGCCCGTTCTCTGTTTGGCAAAAAGTTTTATAA
- a CDS encoding D-lysine 5,6-aminomutase subunit alpha, whose amino-acid sequence MRTARSTAANIAGSIFNDCVVGRTTVAIERATLTLMGVDGAKFYVPHTKAIVDAAMREGKEKLSGGIFRPFVNAMIAKGFEDVQMFADSLVSGENVSDVTAVPSQDEAKVLALMDRITSDAMSRLDGAIALRAKNRSELGVGEPPLLYLIVATGEIKDDARQARVVAREGADVIAVIRHSGQSLLDHFPVGMIGGGEGGTYATRANMRHLREELDDVGLELGRYIQQTNYASGMAMPEVAAVAVQERLDMLLCDSMYGILFRDINPYRTFLDQHYSRMLCAYAGITINTGEDNYLTNADAVAFAHTVYASNFMNEQLALLAHLPPYLMGLGHAYEIDPKVENHYLLQLSEALLSRQLFPDHPLKYMPPTKHIGADMLFAHVHNVGFNKVAWLTAQTILLLGIMSEGVRTPHLEERLDSIRSARLAFNGAHDEGSVIRTDGTILETRAQEVLANTVRFLAEVERDGILPSIEAGKFAEMRRSLTGGHGYDGVITRSASYENPIFATIEERLIK is encoded by the coding sequence ATCAGAACCGCACGGTCAACAGCTGCGAATATTGCCGGTTCAATCTTTAACGATTGCGTAGTTGGAAGGACAACTGTAGCAATTGAAAGGGCTACCCTAACACTTATGGGTGTTGACGGGGCAAAGTTTTATGTGCCTCACACAAAAGCAATAGTCGATGCGGCAATGCGTGAAGGAAAAGAGAAACTTTCTGGCGGGATTTTTCGTCCATTTGTTAATGCGATGATTGCAAAAGGATTTGAAGATGTCCAAATGTTTGCGGATAGCCTTGTAAGCGGTGAAAATGTTTCGGATGTGACGGCCGTTCCTTCTCAAGATGAAGCAAAGGTTCTTGCGCTTATGGACCGGATAACGAGTGATGCAATGTCTCGTTTGGATGGCGCGATTGCCCTAAGAGCAAAAAATCGCAGCGAATTGGGAGTAGGCGAGCCGCCATTATTATATTTGATCGTTGCTACCGGTGAAATAAAAGACGATGCCCGTCAAGCAAGGGTTGTTGCAAGAGAAGGCGCCGATGTAATAGCTGTCATTAGACATTCCGGACAAAGTTTGCTTGACCATTTTCCAGTAGGCATGATCGGCGGCGGCGAAGGCGGAACTTACGCCACTCGCGCAAATATGCGGCATTTGAGGGAAGAATTGGATGATGTTGGGCTTGAGCTTGGCCGTTATATACAGCAGACAAATTATGCATCAGGCATGGCAATGCCGGAAGTTGCGGCTGTTGCCGTGCAAGAGCGCTTGGATATGCTGCTTTGTGATTCGATGTATGGGATACTTTTTAGGGATATCAATCCGTACCGCACTTTCTTGGACCAGCATTATTCAAGAATGCTTTGCGCTTATGCGGGAATAACGATAAACACCGGCGAAGATAATTATCTAACAAACGCCGATGCCGTTGCATTTGCGCATACGGTTTACGCGTCCAATTTTATGAACGAACAGCTTGCGCTTTTGGCCCATTTACCTCCATATTTAATGGGATTAGGGCATGCTTACGAGATAGATCCGAAAGTTGAAAATCATTATTTGCTTCAATTGTCGGAAGCGCTTCTTTCGCGCCAACTATTCCCTGACCATCCGTTAAAATATATGCCTCCGACCAAACATATCGGAGCCGATATGTTATTTGCGCATGTCCACAACGTTGGATTTAATAAAGTCGCATGGTTGACCGCGCAAACGATATTGCTTTTAGGGATAATGTCGGAAGGCGTCAGAACTCCTCATCTTGAAGAACGGCTTGATTCTATTCGCAGCGCGAGATTAGCTTTTAATGGAGCTCACGATGAGGGTTCTGTTATCAGGACCGATGGAACTATTTTGGAAACACGGGCACAAGAAGTATTGGCAAATACTGTTCGATTTCTTGCGGAAGTTGAACGCGATGGGATCCTGCCTTCAATTGAGGCAGGCAAGTTTGCGGAAATGAGACGTTCACTAACAGGCGGCCATGGTTACGATGGCGTTATCACTAGATCTGCCAGTTACGAGAACCCAATATTTGCAACGATCGAAGAGAGGTTGATAAAATGA
- a CDS encoding cobalamin B12-binding domain-containing protein, which yields MNVRSARFYAARSGDNLMYVRGNVDTVPRANWRMAVSTLESLRLQRDVSEGLKIDLVSRGLNLHRQPHVSPEAFESAIVKTIGELDYRPKFAKNDIRKLLKLADDLYIHKEQVRMAIEDLVASKGAKVFRVEDLRLSPEGLHTFSALVVMEGEADLYAHKLRIPLFPVLEKPEIRAHIREILAAGTTSDKKPVWEPLIVVGGALEDDAHTVGIDAIMQAKGIHGYKGMEALNVVGDARYIEPTNLLAQVSCERLVEEAISRKAHMILVSRILVEGNLYLRHMEKLNSLVKDAKARGRLSQDTVIIVGGPRLDELQKVYGKGGYDQIAAVFGREANADEVLSFWVDMKNRQEEEIRRASAYTLDSAQQTAEVHVRVLTENADK from the coding sequence ATGAATGTAAGGTCCGCAAGATTTTACGCGGCTCGATCCGGGGACAATCTAATGTATGTTAGAGGTAATGTTGATACTGTGCCCAGAGCTAATTGGCGAATGGCTGTAAGTACGTTGGAAAGTTTAAGGCTGCAAAGGGATGTTTCTGAAGGTCTGAAGATCGATTTAGTATCCAGGGGACTCAATTTACATCGCCAGCCGCATGTTTCGCCTGAAGCCTTTGAATCGGCTATTGTCAAAACGATCGGAGAGCTGGATTATAGGCCGAAGTTTGCGAAAAATGATATTAGAAAATTGCTTAAATTAGCGGACGATCTCTATATTCATAAGGAACAAGTGAGAATGGCTATCGAAGATCTGGTTGCAAGCAAAGGAGCAAAAGTCTTTAGAGTAGAGGATTTGAGATTATCGCCTGAAGGACTTCATACTTTTTCCGCCCTTGTTGTTATGGAAGGGGAAGCCGACCTTTACGCGCATAAATTAAGGATCCCACTATTTCCTGTTCTTGAGAAGCCTGAAATTCGTGCCCATATTCGTGAAATATTAGCGGCCGGAACAACATCAGATAAAAAGCCAGTTTGGGAACCGCTTATAGTTGTGGGTGGAGCTTTAGAGGATGATGCCCATACCGTTGGGATCGACGCAATAATGCAGGCAAAGGGGATACATGGATATAAAGGTATGGAAGCTTTAAATGTGGTTGGCGATGCCCGATATATTGAACCGACGAATCTTCTTGCCCAGGTTTCTTGTGAAAGGCTTGTAGAAGAAGCTATTTCAAGGAAAGCACATATGATATTGGTTTCAAGAATATTAGTTGAAGGGAATCTTTATCTTAGGCATATGGAAAAATTAAATAGCTTGGTTAAAGATGCAAAAGCAAGAGGCAGGCTTAGCCAGGATACGGTTATAATTGTCGGCGGGCCGCGGTTAGATGAATTACAAAAAGTTTACGGAAAGGGCGGCTATGACCAAATTGCAGCGGTTTTCGGACGTGAGGCCAATGCGGACGAAGTATTAAGTTTTTGGGTTGATATGAAAAACAGGCAGGAAGAAGAAATAAGAAGAGCTAGTGCTTATACATTGGATAGTGCTCAACAAACAGCTGAAGTACATGTGCGCGTACTTACCGAAAATGCCGACAAATAA